In one Desulfomicrobium escambiense DSM 10707 genomic region, the following are encoded:
- a CDS encoding geranylgeranyl reductase family protein yields MHHADVIIAGAGPAGSTAALVLARRGFEALLLDKASFPRPKLCGGLLTWKSMRLLERLHGRTANDLTHEGVVDTVAGGFALHLGGHPLIRDRLAYPFHLVRRARFDAFLLDQALTAGARIIHHHEITGCSPQGDVRTKQGEFRGRFVLGADGVNSVARKCFGLTRERWQRNLATAIEITVPREAASRITDVPELHAGFLPTGYGWVFPNSAGMVMGICGLRRNSENFRETFKTFLRHLHIDDPDAFLRQHALEGHPIPYGNALPDPVRGNVLLAGDAGGYADPLLAEGIFYALLTGWYAGEALADALEKGLHPGPAYRERIRRHVMPEMRGANRLRWLLYGLNKIDPRNLGRYFRLRGGALAEMVHGMRSYDWGRKKRWDF; encoded by the coding sequence GTGCACCATGCCGACGTGATCATCGCCGGGGCCGGGCCCGCGGGCAGCACCGCGGCCCTGGTCCTGGCCCGGCGGGGCTTCGAGGCCCTGCTCCTGGACAAGGCCTCGTTCCCGCGCCCCAAGCTCTGCGGCGGCCTGCTGACCTGGAAAAGCATGCGCCTGCTCGAGCGCCTGCACGGCCGTACCGCCAACGACCTTACCCACGAAGGCGTCGTGGACACCGTGGCCGGCGGTTTCGCGCTCCATCTCGGCGGCCATCCGCTGATCCGGGACCGGCTGGCCTACCCTTTCCACCTCGTCCGCCGCGCCCGCTTCGACGCGTTCCTGCTGGACCAGGCCCTGACGGCCGGGGCGCGAATCATCCACCACCACGAAATCACCGGATGCTCCCCCCAAGGGGACGTGCGCACGAAACAGGGCGAGTTTCGCGGCCGCTTCGTGCTCGGCGCCGACGGGGTCAATTCCGTGGCCCGCAAGTGCTTCGGGCTGACTCGGGAGCGCTGGCAAAGGAACCTCGCCACGGCCATCGAGATCACCGTGCCGCGTGAAGCCGCATCGAGAATCACCGACGTCCCGGAACTCCACGCGGGCTTCCTGCCCACGGGATACGGCTGGGTCTTCCCGAACAGCGCCGGCATGGTCATGGGCATCTGCGGCCTGCGCCGGAACTCCGAAAATTTCCGCGAAACCTTCAAGACGTTCCTGCGCCACCTCCATATCGACGACCCCGACGCGTTTCTCCGGCAACACGCGCTCGAAGGACATCCCATCCCCTACGGCAACGCCCTCCCCGACCCGGTCCGCGGCAACGTCCTGCTGGCCGGCGACGCCGGGGGCTACGCCGACCCCCTCCTGGCCGAGGGCATCTTCTACGCCCTGCTGACCGGCTGGTACGCCGGCGAGGCCCTGGCAGACGCCCTGGAAAAGGGACTCCACCCCGGCCCGGCCTACCGCGAACGCATCCGGCGCCACGTCATGCCCGAAATGCGCGGGGCCAACCGCCTGCGCTGGCTGCTTTACGGCCTGAACAAGATCGACCCGAGGAACCTGGGACGGTATTTCCGGCTGCGCGGCGGAGCGCTGGCCGAGATGGTCCACGGCATGCGGTCCTATGACTGGGGCAGGAAAAAACGGTGGGACTTCTGA
- the acs gene encoding acetate--CoA ligase codes for MNRGLPRKEKAMKESDMAYSEELVFRPLPQLVIEANVNPQEFATAQASARADHLGYWEDAAQELDWFRKWDKVLDDSDAPRYRWFKGAQCNIVYNALDRHIETANKNKLALIWEGEAGDTKKYTYYELYREVNKLANAMRSLGVAKGDRVVLYMPLIPQTMMAMLACAKIGAVHCAVFAGFSAKALRQRVTEVEAKLVVTADGFYRNGRIINLKATVDEALVGGCDCVETVVVVNRAKLDVDMSEARDIWYDALVRQERSDAATEIMDASDPLFILHTSGTTGEPKGIVHGHGGYMVGLHRSLDWVFDIKPTDIFWCTGDMGWITGHSYVVYGPLIAGTTTVMYEGHPLYPQADRMWDIVARYGVTILYTAPTVIRMLMRYGHQYPRMHDLSTLRLLGSVGEPIAPDTWLWFYKHIGHSQCPILDTWWQTETGGCMITPFPVSVLKPGSVHRPMPGVEVDIVDDDGQPVENGMAGNLVVTKPWPAMLLDVYRKPELFETAYWPLGPGKYWAGDIATRDEDGLVWIHGRSDDIMNIAGHRIGNVEVENAFLSHKAVADAAVIGIPDKIKGEVAKAFVVLQPEFAALDDRNEIIRMLKTHLRKEVGPVAVVRSVEFVDALPRTRSGKIARRVLKAREAGINIDMTVIAED; via the coding sequence ATGAATCGCGGCCTGCCGCGCAAGGAGAAGGCCATGAAAGAATCCGACATGGCATACAGCGAGGAACTCGTCTTCCGCCCCCTGCCCCAACTGGTCATCGAGGCCAACGTCAACCCGCAGGAGTTCGCCACGGCCCAGGCCTCGGCCCGCGCCGACCACCTCGGCTACTGGGAGGACGCGGCCCAGGAGCTGGACTGGTTCCGCAAGTGGGACAAGGTCCTCGACGACTCCGACGCCCCGCGCTACCGCTGGTTCAAGGGCGCCCAGTGCAACATCGTCTACAACGCCCTGGACCGCCACATCGAGACGGCCAACAAGAACAAGCTCGCCCTCATCTGGGAGGGCGAGGCCGGCGACACGAAGAAATACACCTACTACGAACTGTACCGCGAGGTGAACAAGCTGGCCAACGCCATGCGCTCCCTGGGCGTGGCCAAGGGCGACCGCGTGGTCCTGTACATGCCGCTCATCCCCCAGACCATGATGGCCATGCTGGCCTGCGCCAAGATCGGGGCCGTGCACTGCGCGGTCTTCGCCGGCTTCTCGGCCAAGGCCCTGCGCCAGCGCGTCACCGAGGTCGAGGCCAAGCTGGTGGTCACGGCCGACGGCTTCTACCGCAACGGCCGCATCATCAACCTGAAGGCCACGGTGGACGAGGCCCTGGTCGGCGGCTGCGACTGCGTGGAGACCGTGGTAGTGGTCAACCGCGCCAAGCTCGACGTGGACATGAGCGAGGCCCGCGACATCTGGTACGACGCCCTGGTCCGCCAGGAGCGCTCCGACGCGGCCACGGAGATCATGGACGCGTCCGACCCGCTCTTCATCCTGCACACCTCGGGCACCACGGGCGAACCCAAGGGCATCGTCCACGGCCACGGCGGCTACATGGTCGGCCTGCACCGGTCCCTGGACTGGGTCTTCGACATCAAGCCCACGGACATCTTCTGGTGCACGGGCGACATGGGCTGGATCACGGGGCACAGCTACGTGGTCTACGGCCCCCTCATCGCCGGCACGACCACGGTCATGTACGAAGGCCACCCCCTCTACCCCCAGGCCGACCGCATGTGGGACATCGTGGCCCGCTACGGAGTGACCATCCTCTACACCGCGCCCACGGTCATCCGCATGCTCATGCGCTACGGGCACCAGTACCCGCGCATGCACGACCTCTCGACCCTGCGCCTCTTGGGCAGCGTCGGCGAGCCCATCGCCCCGGACACGTGGCTGTGGTTCTACAAGCACATCGGCCACTCCCAGTGCCCCATCCTCGACACCTGGTGGCAGACAGAGACGGGCGGGTGCATGATCACGCCCTTCCCGGTCTCGGTCCTCAAGCCCGGCTCCGTGCACCGGCCCATGCCCGGCGTGGAGGTGGACATCGTCGACGACGACGGCCAGCCCGTGGAGAACGGCATGGCCGGCAACCTCGTGGTGACGAAGCCCTGGCCCGCCATGCTGCTTGACGTATACCGCAAGCCCGAACTCTTCGAAACCGCCTACTGGCCTCTGGGCCCCGGCAAGTACTGGGCCGGCGACATCGCCACCCGCGACGAGGACGGGCTCGTCTGGATTCACGGCCGTTCCGACGACATCATGAACATCGCCGGCCACCGCATCGGCAACGTCGAGGTGGAGAACGCCTTCCTGTCCCACAAGGCAGTGGCCGACGCGGCCGTCATCGGCATCCCGGACAAGATCAAGGGCGAGGTGGCCAAGGCCTTCGTGGTCCTGCAGCCCGAGTTCGCGGCCCTGGACGACCGCAACGAGATCATCCGCATGCTCAAGACCCACCTGCGCAAGGAGGTGGGCCCCGTGGCCGTGGTCCGTTCCGTGGAATTCGTGGACGCCCTGCCGCGAACCCGCAGCGGCAAGATCGCGCGGCGCGTGCTCAAGGCCCGCGAGGCCGGCATCAACATCGACATGACGGTCATCGCCGAGGACTGA
- a CDS encoding acetate--CoA ligase family protein: MHTPDYIDFEAITALFREAQLEGRYFLYEYEVYTLLARSGAETPPRANLLVRGARPSDEELAAMPGDKAVLKIVSPTIVHKTEVGGVRIVPKTPDNVRSALRRMLYEVPENYAAWIERHPDAAPLSYRGLSGQGLVAAISRDLKGVLQVQFMPPDSDAFGNELIVGLRRTREFGMVLSAGLGGTDTELYAQRFRKGQAIVAASTALTDGEAFFGLFRQTISYKKLAGLTRGQRRIVGDDQLIECFESFIAMANFYSPENPDAPFVIEELEINPFAFTDYLMVPLDGMCRFSLPASRPVARPVGKIGNLLHPERIGIVGVSATRRNFGRIILDNVLAQGFAPENLTILREGGPDESGVACVPGLAGLPHKLDLLVVAVNAAQVPELVEEVIARDAARAVMLIPGGMGETEESRERAVQVMARIDAAHGQGDGGPVFLGANCMGVVSRPGSYDTWFIPEEKLPRDRDKPYRRAALVSQSGAFMLHRSSQCPELAPAYMISMGNQTDLTLGDMVSYFKDSDEVDVIAVYAEGFNDLDGLAFCRSVREAVLAGKEVVFYKAGRTPEGKSATSGHTASLAGDYMVCESCVRQAGAIVAQNFNQFQDLFLLAETLHGKKIRGNRLAAVSGAGFEAVGMADSIQSDDYAMQLAPFAPETVERIGELLREKRLDKLVSVVNPLDINPSADDEAHARVAAILAEDPGVDAVILGLDPLSPAMHTLADTRVPAFDLGAEGSIAQLLPEVARLSDKPVIGVIDGGRLYDPLRDALMAGGVPVFPVCDRAVAALAQYIQARLYADLLRGGLG, encoded by the coding sequence ATGCATACGCCCGACTATATCGATTTCGAAGCCATCACCGCCCTGTTCCGCGAAGCGCAGCTGGAAGGGCGCTACTTTCTGTACGAATACGAGGTCTACACCCTGCTTGCCAGGTCAGGGGCCGAGACCCCGCCCAGGGCCAACCTCCTGGTGCGCGGCGCGCGGCCGTCGGACGAGGAACTGGCCGCCATGCCCGGCGACAAGGCGGTGCTCAAGATCGTCTCCCCGACCATCGTGCACAAGACCGAGGTCGGCGGCGTGCGCATCGTGCCCAAGACGCCCGACAACGTGCGCTCGGCCCTGCGGCGCATGCTCTATGAGGTGCCCGAGAACTACGCCGCCTGGATCGAGCGCCACCCCGACGCGGCCCCGCTTTCCTACCGCGGCCTGTCCGGACAGGGGCTGGTGGCGGCCATCAGCCGGGATTTGAAGGGCGTGCTGCAGGTCCAGTTCATGCCGCCCGACTCCGATGCCTTCGGCAACGAGCTCATCGTGGGCCTGCGCCGCACGCGCGAGTTCGGCATGGTGCTTTCGGCGGGCCTGGGCGGCACGGACACGGAGCTCTACGCCCAGCGCTTCCGCAAGGGCCAGGCCATCGTGGCCGCATCCACGGCCCTGACCGACGGCGAGGCCTTCTTCGGGCTCTTCCGCCAGACCATCTCCTACAAGAAACTGGCCGGCCTGACCCGCGGCCAGCGCCGCATCGTCGGCGACGACCAGCTCATCGAATGCTTCGAGAGCTTCATCGCCATGGCCAACTTCTACTCCCCGGAAAACCCCGACGCGCCCTTCGTCATCGAAGAGCTCGAAATCAACCCCTTTGCCTTCACGGACTACCTCATGGTGCCCCTGGACGGCATGTGCCGCTTCTCCCTGCCGGCCAGTCGGCCCGTGGCGCGGCCCGTGGGCAAGATCGGCAACCTCCTGCACCCGGAACGCATCGGCATCGTCGGCGTCTCGGCCACGCGCCGCAATTTCGGGCGCATCATCCTCGACAACGTCCTGGCCCAGGGATTTGCGCCCGAAAACCTGACCATCCTCCGCGAGGGCGGGCCCGACGAAAGCGGGGTGGCCTGCGTGCCCGGTTTGGCGGGCCTGCCGCACAAGCTCGATCTGCTCGTCGTGGCCGTGAACGCGGCCCAGGTGCCGGAGTTGGTCGAGGAGGTCATCGCGCGGGATGCGGCCCGGGCGGTCATGCTCATCCCCGGCGGCATGGGCGAGACCGAGGAGAGCCGGGAGCGGGCGGTGCAGGTCATGGCCCGGATCGACGCGGCTCACGGCCAGGGCGACGGCGGCCCGGTCTTTCTGGGGGCCAACTGCATGGGCGTGGTTTCGCGTCCCGGCAGCTACGACACGTGGTTCATCCCCGAAGAGAAACTGCCGCGTGACCGCGACAAACCGTACCGCCGGGCGGCACTAGTCAGCCAGAGCGGGGCCTTCATGCTGCACCGCAGCAGCCAGTGCCCGGAACTGGCGCCGGCCTACATGATCTCCATGGGCAACCAGACGGACCTGACCCTGGGCGACATGGTCAGCTATTTCAAGGACTCGGACGAGGTGGACGTCATCGCGGTCTACGCCGAGGGCTTCAACGACCTCGACGGCCTGGCCTTTTGCCGGTCCGTGCGCGAGGCGGTGCTTGCGGGCAAGGAGGTGGTCTTCTACAAGGCCGGCCGCACGCCCGAGGGTAAGTCCGCCACCAGCGGCCACACGGCCTCCCTGGCCGGGGACTACATGGTCTGCGAGAGCTGCGTGCGCCAGGCCGGGGCCATCGTGGCCCAGAACTTCAACCAGTTCCAGGACCTCTTCCTGCTGGCCGAGACCCTGCACGGCAAGAAGATCCGCGGCAACCGCCTGGCGGCCGTCAGTGGCGCGGGCTTCGAGGCCGTGGGCATGGCCGATTCCATCCAGAGCGACGACTACGCCATGCAGCTGGCGCCCTTCGCGCCGGAGACGGTGGAGAGGATCGGGGAACTGCTGCGGGAGAAGCGGCTGGACAAGCTGGTCAGCGTCGTCAATCCCCTGGACATCAACCCTTCGGCCGACGACGAGGCCCATGCCCGCGTGGCGGCCATCCTGGCCGAAGACCCGGGCGTGGACGCGGTCATCCTTGGCCTGGACCCGCTCTCGCCGGCCATGCACACCCTGGCGGACACGCGCGTGCCGGCCTTCGATCTGGGGGCCGAAGGGAGCATCGCGCAGCTTCTGCCGGAGGTTGCCAGGCTGAGTGACAAGCCCGTCATCGGCGTCATCGACGGCGGTCGCCTCTACGACCCGCTGCGCGACGCGCTCATGGCCGGCGGCGTGCCGGTCTTCCCGGTCTGCGACCGGGCCGTGGCCGCCCTGGCGCAGTACATCCAGGCTCGGCTCTACGCCGACCTGCTGCGGGGCGGGCTGGGCTGA
- the lepB gene encoding signal peptidase I, with protein MNPRWQTMLKEYAEALIVALILAFFIRSFVVQAFKIPSGSMLQTLQIGDHLLVTKFAYGVKLPFTNIMLMEREGPKHGDVIVFEFPEDPSKDFIKRVIGLPGDVIEIRDKQVFRNGVQLVEPYVQHVDSASSVPRRDNFGPVMVPEHKYFVMGDNRDESYDSRFWGFVERNTIAGKALILYWSWASLTDIRWDRIGQMVE; from the coding sequence ATGAACCCTCGTTGGCAGACAATGCTCAAGGAATATGCGGAAGCGCTCATCGTGGCGCTCATCCTGGCGTTTTTCATCCGGTCCTTCGTGGTCCAGGCCTTCAAGATCCCGTCGGGCTCCATGCTGCAGACCCTGCAGATCGGCGACCATCTGCTGGTCACCAAGTTCGCTTACGGCGTGAAGCTCCCCTTCACGAACATCATGCTCATGGAGCGTGAAGGGCCCAAGCACGGGGACGTCATCGTCTTCGAGTTCCCCGAGGACCCCTCCAAGGACTTCATCAAGCGCGTCATCGGCCTGCCCGGCGACGTCATCGAGATCCGCGACAAGCAGGTCTTCCGCAACGGCGTGCAGCTGGTCGAGCCGTACGTGCAGCATGTCGACTCCGCCAGTTCCGTGCCCAGGCGCGACAACTTCGGGCCCGTCATGGTGCCCGAGCACAAGTACTTCGTCATGGGGGACAACCGCGACGAGTCCTACGACTCGCGTTTCTGGGGGTTCGTCGAGCGCAACACCATCGCCGGCAAGGCCCTCATCCTCTACTGGTCGTGGGCGAGCCTGACGGACATCCGCTGGGACCGCATCGGGCAGATGGTGGAGTAA
- a CDS encoding four helix bundle suffix domain-containing protein, producing the protein MQEALIPKHGGYRGLKSFRMAQLLYDVTVLFCERFVDRRSRTHDQMVQAARSGVQNIAEGSQASGTSRKMELKLTNVARASLEELRLDYEDFLRQRGLPELEPGHPALMRFRERRCATLDEVRCWVKEEMDRQKAMDGHGLSRNGTDKNHDAQAVPGSVPVRVRPCQSIKSIPTLSPETLAANAALSLLNLACHLLDRQLSAQADTFLQEGGFTERLHRLRSKRRP; encoded by the coding sequence ATGCAGGAGGCGCTCATTCCGAAGCACGGCGGCTACCGTGGCCTGAAGAGCTTCCGGATGGCGCAGCTATTGTACGACGTGACGGTGCTGTTCTGCGAGCGCTTCGTGGACAGGCGCAGCCGCACCCACGACCAGATGGTCCAGGCAGCGCGCTCGGGAGTGCAGAACATCGCCGAGGGCAGCCAGGCTTCGGGCACGTCGAGGAAGATGGAGCTGAAGCTGACCAACGTGGCCCGCGCCAGCCTGGAAGAGCTGCGCCTGGATTACGAGGATTTTCTGCGACAGCGCGGTTTGCCAGAACTGGAGCCGGGCCACCCGGCGCTGATGCGGTTCAGGGAGAGGCGCTGCGCGACGCTTGACGAGGTGCGGTGCTGGGTCAAAGAGGAAATGGACAGGCAAAAGGCAATGGACGGGCACGGACTTTCACGGAACGGCACGGACAAAAACCATGACGCCCAGGCGGTTCCGGGGTCCGTGCCCGTCCGTGTTCGTCCGTGTCAGTCCATCAAGTCCATCCCCACTCTCTCCCCAGAAACCCTGGCCGCCAACGCCGCCCTGTCCCTGCTGAACCTTGCCTGCCATCTCCTTGACCGCCAGCTGTCCGCCCAGGCCGACACCTTCCTTCAAGAGGGCGGCTTCACCGAGCGGCTGCACCGCCTCCGCTCGAAGCGCCGCCCGTAA
- the lepA gene encoding translation elongation factor 4: MAKQEHIRNFSIIAHIDHGKSTLADRIMEKTGLISERQKKDQYLDRMELEQERGITIKAQSVRIPFKSRSGREYILNLIDTPGHVDFSYEVSRSLAACDGALLVVDATQGVEAQTLANVYMALDNDLEVLPVLNKIDLPSAEPDRVAEEIEEVIGLDCTDIAKVSAKTGLGVEDLLERLVERVPAPKGDTDAPLKALIFDSWYDSYQGVVVLFRVIDGTIRNGQRVQMCATGKKFEVTRLGVFSPEAMDIKELGPGEVGFLCAAIKELKDAQVGDTVTDPDRPTDSPFPGFKAVKPMVFCGLYPVEPAEYDTLKSSLEKLQLNDAALYYEPETSQALGFGFRCGFLGLLHMEVIQERLEREFQAKLIATAPSVIYRVTRTDGATFDIDNPSNLPPQEKIASIAEPFVRMEIHVPNDYVGNVLGLCEEKRGIQKDMRYLTSTRVVISYELPFAEIVYDFFDRLKSVTKGFASLDYEVIDYREADLVKLDVLINSEPVDAMAVIVHRSNAAYRGRALALKLKRVIHRQLFEIVIQAAIGSKIIARERVSPLRKNVTAKCYGGDITRKRKLLEKQKEGKKRMKRMGSVEIPQEAFLAALQPDE, encoded by the coding sequence ATGGCCAAGCAAGAACACATCAGAAATTTCAGCATCATCGCTCACATCGACCACGGCAAGTCCACCCTGGCCGACAGGATCATGGAGAAGACCGGCCTCATCTCCGAGCGCCAGAAGAAGGACCAGTACCTGGACCGCATGGAGCTGGAGCAGGAGCGCGGCATCACCATCAAGGCCCAGAGCGTGCGCATCCCCTTCAAGTCCAGAAGCGGGCGCGAGTACATTCTGAACCTCATCGACACGCCCGGCCACGTGGACTTCTCCTACGAGGTGTCCCGCAGCCTGGCCGCCTGCGACGGCGCGCTGCTGGTGGTCGACGCCACCCAGGGCGTGGAGGCCCAGACCCTGGCCAACGTGTACATGGCCCTGGACAACGACCTCGAGGTCCTGCCGGTCCTGAACAAGATCGACCTGCCCAGCGCCGAGCCCGACCGCGTGGCCGAGGAGATCGAGGAGGTCATCGGCCTCGACTGCACCGACATCGCCAAGGTTTCGGCCAAGACGGGCCTGGGCGTCGAGGACCTGCTGGAGCGCCTGGTGGAGCGCGTCCCCGCGCCCAAGGGTGACACCGACGCGCCGCTCAAGGCCCTGATCTTCGACTCCTGGTACGATTCCTACCAGGGCGTGGTCGTGCTCTTCCGCGTCATCGACGGCACGATCAGAAACGGCCAGCGCGTGCAGATGTGCGCCACGGGCAAGAAATTCGAAGTGACCAGGCTCGGCGTCTTCTCGCCCGAGGCCATGGACATCAAGGAACTGGGGCCCGGCGAGGTGGGCTTTCTTTGCGCGGCCATCAAGGAACTCAAGGACGCCCAGGTCGGCGACACCGTCACGGACCCGGACCGGCCCACGGATTCGCCCTTCCCCGGCTTCAAGGCCGTCAAGCCCATGGTCTTCTGCGGCCTCTACCCCGTGGAGCCGGCCGAGTACGACACCCTGAAGTCGTCCCTGGAAAAGCTGCAGCTGAACGACGCCGCCCTCTACTACGAGCCCGAGACGTCTCAGGCCCTGGGCTTCGGCTTCCGTTGCGGCTTCCTGGGCCTGCTGCACATGGAGGTCATCCAGGAGCGTCTGGAGCGCGAGTTCCAGGCCAAGCTCATCGCCACGGCGCCCTCGGTCATCTACCGCGTGACCCGCACCGACGGGGCGACCTTCGACATCGACAACCCGAGCAACCTTCCCCCGCAGGAGAAGATCGCGTCCATCGCCGAACCGTTCGTGCGCATGGAGATCCACGTCCCCAACGACTATGTGGGCAACGTGCTGGGGCTGTGCGAGGAGAAGCGCGGCATCCAGAAGGACATGCGCTACCTGACCTCGACCCGCGTGGTCATCAGCTACGAGCTGCCCTTCGCCGAGATCGTCTACGACTTCTTCGACCGCCTCAAGTCCGTGACCAAGGGCTTCGCTTCCCTGGACTACGAGGTCATCGACTATCGCGAGGCCGACCTGGTCAAGCTCGACGTGCTGATCAACTCCGAGCCCGTTGACGCCATGGCCGTCATCGTGCATCGCTCCAACGCGGCCTACAGGGGCCGGGCCCTGGCCCTGAAGCTCAAGCGCGTCATCCACCGGCAGCTCTTCGAGATCGTCATCCAGGCGGCCATCGGCAGCAAAATCATCGCGCGCGAGCGGGTCTCCCCCCTGCGCAAGAATGTCACCGCCAAGTGCTACGGCGGCGACATCACCCGCAAGCGCAAGCTTTTGGAAAAACAGAAGGAAGGCAAGAAGCGCATGAAGCGCATGGGCAGCGTGGAAATTCCCCAGGAAGCGTTCCTGGCCGCCCTCCAACCGGACGAATAG
- a CDS encoding LytR/AlgR family response regulator transcription factor produces MPKLKALLLHPDPQVRSQLRDMLAPVKEITVLGEAVTSFEALEMLSFIPYDVFFMGTELPHGVSGMELAAHLAQGDDPPALIFLATEEDHAFTAFELGAADYMLWPVNANRFARAIERLRPLLPRKKASPPTQPLRSREQIPEETLQLSMGEDEEEVFVNALRQAWDMSRERPPEIEKLPVNQEGRHILIPYTQIVYVEAYEDYSFVHTAQDRFLTSYRLKNLEARLRPHRFCRVHRKYLVNLDMVTEIASMPGGNFMLRTAGRKKIELPVSRRRIGELKKILQL; encoded by the coding sequence ATGCCCAAACTCAAAGCTCTGCTGCTGCACCCGGACCCGCAGGTCCGGTCCCAATTGCGGGACATGCTCGCGCCTGTCAAGGAGATCACCGTGCTCGGGGAAGCGGTGACCTCCTTCGAGGCCCTGGAGATGTTGTCCTTCATCCCCTACGACGTCTTCTTCATGGGCACGGAGCTGCCCCACGGCGTCAGCGGCATGGAGCTGGCCGCGCACCTGGCCCAGGGCGACGACCCGCCGGCCCTCATCTTCCTGGCCACGGAAGAGGACCACGCCTTCACCGCCTTCGAGCTCGGCGCGGCCGACTACATGCTCTGGCCCGTGAACGCCAACCGCTTCGCCCGGGCCATCGAGCGCCTGCGGCCCCTGCTGCCGCGCAAGAAGGCCTCCCCGCCGACCCAGCCCCTGCGCTCGCGCGAGCAGATCCCCGAAGAGACCCTGCAGCTGTCCATGGGCGAAGACGAGGAAGAGGTCTTCGTCAACGCCCTGCGTCAGGCCTGGGACATGAGCCGCGAGCGGCCGCCCGAGATCGAGAAGCTCCCCGTCAACCAGGAAGGCCGCCACATCCTCATCCCTTACACGCAGATCGTCTACGTGGAAGCCTACGAGGACTACAGCTTCGTGCACACCGCCCAGGACCGCTTCCTGACATCCTACCGCCTGAAGAACCTGGAGGCGCGACTTCGGCCCCACCGTTTCTGCCGAGTGCACCGCAAGTACCTGGTAAACCTGGACATGGTCACGGAGATCGCGTCCATGCCCGGCGGCAATTTCATGCTGCGCACGGCTGGCCGCAAGAAGATCGAGCTGCCCGTCAGCCGCCGCCGCATCGGCGAACTGAAAAAAATATTGCAACTCTAG